Proteins from one Mycobacterium sp. SMC-2 genomic window:
- a CDS encoding MmpS family transport accessory protein: MTKHVRGLSILFALGVGAAPGVAHAIPQMPQARYEVTGAGVAQYISYQTDAGQLHQVNAPLPWSTEFTAFGGQVFVISAQGVGPIRCQILLDGNVVADAQSAGGRTVCAH, encoded by the coding sequence ATGACCAAGCATGTGCGCGGGCTCTCGATCCTGTTCGCCCTCGGCGTCGGGGCCGCACCCGGTGTGGCCCACGCGATCCCCCAGATGCCCCAAGCCCGCTACGAGGTGACCGGCGCCGGCGTCGCGCAGTACATCTCGTACCAGACCGACGCCGGCCAGCTGCACCAGGTAAACGCGCCGCTGCCGTGGTCGACGGAGTTCACCGCCTTCGGCGGTCAGGTGTTCGTCATCAGCGCCCAGGGGGTTGGCCCCATCCGGTGCCAGATCCTGCTGGATGGCAACGTGGTCGCCGATGCGCAGTCGGCCGGCGGCAGGACCGTCTGTGCGCACTAA
- a CDS encoding isoprenylcysteine carboxylmethyltransferase family protein encodes MTNFRQADMPTLERLEVWARRIGMLGFAGETLMVVVGVSRAWHRPKGRTVGRAYERLPLPTLLGMLLAGLVGMAALVPLNRRVPLPLPRRWRVLALALGVVLYSVGFGSVVWGRVTLGEMYNISTEAGAELYEDHRLVTSGPFAVVRHPMYVGAIVQFMGAVLLYRTWSVVLLLGAEIVTNTGRARREEQALAAEFGDQWRAYARHVPAGLPFVAGSLRVPASSIWRSGRRQSPG; translated from the coding sequence ATGACGAACTTCCGGCAGGCCGACATGCCGACGCTTGAACGGCTGGAGGTCTGGGCCAGACGGATCGGGATGCTCGGCTTCGCCGGAGAAACCCTGATGGTGGTCGTCGGGGTCTCGCGCGCGTGGCATCGACCCAAAGGGCGCACCGTTGGTCGCGCCTACGAACGACTGCCGCTACCAACACTTCTCGGGATGCTTCTCGCCGGCCTGGTCGGCATGGCCGCTCTGGTCCCGCTGAACCGGCGGGTCCCATTGCCGCTCCCGAGGCGGTGGCGGGTACTGGCGCTTGCACTCGGAGTCGTTTTGTACAGCGTGGGATTCGGGTCCGTCGTCTGGGGACGCGTGACCCTTGGCGAGATGTACAACATTTCGACCGAAGCGGGGGCCGAGCTCTACGAAGACCACCGGCTGGTGACATCCGGCCCCTTCGCCGTGGTACGGCACCCGATGTACGTGGGGGCAATCGTCCAATTCATGGGCGCCGTTTTGTTGTACCGGACGTGGAGCGTTGTGCTGTTGCTGGGAGCGGAGATCGTCACCAACACCGGCCGCGCTCGTCGCGAGGAGCAGGCACTCGCCGCGGAGTTCGGAGATCAGTGGCGTGCATATGCCCGACACGTGCCAGCTGGCCTGCCCTTTGTCGCAGGCTCGCTTCGCGTTCCGGCTAGTTCGATTTGGCGTTCAGGTAGGCGACAATCCCCTGGGTGA
- a CDS encoding glycosyltransferase family 2 protein, which yields MSQQPSVSIVIPAFNEEHFIGRCLQSCVRQTSPPDEIIVVNNRSTDATVSVVRRYQKEHPHLRIRLLHQNGHQGIAPTRNHGFDHARSDIIARTDADAMIADNWVETIRGRFADPAIDAASGPIALYDMPLPGFLFWLDRKLRLKHSREKNERFLLGANMAIRARAWQTVRHLTQLDVEDQLHEDVDLALTLFKNGFEIVYEPTMVAAMSGRRLESSLRDFYHYVTRYTRTTELHGIKSRTARTTVVTLMLLYFPFRAIRLFYDAGDFHLTLLRQSRADASSVELPKGA from the coding sequence ATGTCCCAACAGCCCTCGGTCTCGATCGTCATTCCGGCCTTCAACGAGGAGCACTTCATCGGCCGCTGCCTGCAGTCCTGCGTCAGGCAGACCTCGCCTCCCGACGAGATCATCGTCGTCAACAACAGGTCGACCGACGCCACCGTCTCGGTCGTGCGGCGGTATCAGAAAGAGCACCCGCATCTCCGCATCCGCCTGCTCCACCAGAACGGACATCAGGGCATCGCCCCGACGCGCAACCACGGATTCGACCACGCGCGAAGCGACATCATCGCCCGGACGGATGCCGACGCCATGATCGCCGACAACTGGGTCGAGACCATCCGGGGGCGCTTCGCGGATCCGGCCATCGACGCGGCGAGCGGCCCGATTGCCCTGTACGACATGCCCCTGCCCGGCTTCCTCTTCTGGCTCGACCGCAAGCTCCGGCTAAAGCACAGCCGGGAAAAGAACGAGCGGTTTCTGCTGGGTGCCAACATGGCGATCCGGGCCCGGGCGTGGCAGACGGTGCGCCACCTGACGCAGCTGGACGTGGAAGACCAACTGCACGAAGACGTCGATCTGGCCCTGACGCTGTTCAAGAACGGCTTCGAAATCGTCTACGAGCCAACCATGGTCGCCGCCATGTCCGGGCGGCGCTTGGAGAGCTCCCTGCGCGACTTCTACCACTATGTGACGCGCTATACCCGGACGACCGAATTGCACGGCATCAAGAGCCGGACGGCCCGCACCACGGTCGTAACCCTGATGCTGCTCTACTTTCCGTTCCGCGCGATCCGGTTGTTCTACGACGCCGGCGACTTTCACCTCACCTTGCTGCGACAGAGCCGTGCGGATGCGTCCTCGGTCGAGCTGCCGAAGGGCGCGTGA
- a CDS encoding haloacid dehalogenase type II, which produces MIARVVKALLFDVQGTATDFHSTVCDEARRISAGRFADVDWPDLVRRWRAGYFATLEGARASRSGWVPVHSVYRRALDAVLDERGIAFPDAEREELTGAWRRLKPWPDVVPGLARLKGGHTLATLSNADVSAVIEISKRAGLRWDAVFAAEMAGVFKPDPAIYRMAATYLGLDPGEIMMVASHKYDIRAAARLGFRTAFVARPLEFGADGGADVAYSDEFDVNASDFVDLARQLGC; this is translated from the coding sequence ATGATTGCGCGTGTGGTTAAGGCTTTGTTGTTCGACGTGCAGGGTACGGCGACGGACTTCCACTCGACCGTGTGCGACGAGGCGCGGCGGATCAGCGCCGGCCGCTTTGCCGACGTCGACTGGCCCGACCTGGTGCGGCGTTGGCGCGCAGGCTACTTCGCGACGCTGGAGGGGGCGCGGGCTTCCCGCAGCGGCTGGGTGCCGGTCCACTCGGTGTATCGCCGGGCGCTGGACGCCGTGCTCGACGAGCGCGGCATCGCGTTTCCAGACGCCGAACGAGAAGAGCTGACCGGGGCTTGGCGGCGGTTGAAGCCCTGGCCGGACGTGGTGCCCGGGCTGGCGCGGCTGAAAGGCGGGCACACGCTGGCCACCCTGTCGAACGCCGACGTGTCGGCGGTCATCGAGATCTCCAAGCGCGCCGGCTTGCGGTGGGATGCGGTCTTCGCCGCGGAGATGGCCGGGGTGTTCAAGCCCGACCCGGCGATCTATCGAATGGCCGCGACCTACCTCGGCCTGGACCCCGGCGAGATCATGATGGTGGCCAGCCACAAGTACGACATTCGCGCCGCGGCCCGGCTGGGGTTCCGGACCGCCTTCGTCGCGCGTCCGCTCGAGTTCGGCGCCGACGGCGGGGCCGACGTCGCCTATTCCGACGAGTTCGACGTCAACGCATCCGACTTCGTCGACCTCGCACGGCAACTCGGCTGCTGA
- a CDS encoding NAD(P)/FAD-dependent oxidoreductase codes for MNTDRFDAVIVGAGFGGIGAAIQLKRLGYDNFVIVDREDDLGGTWHVNHYPGLAVDIPSTTYSYWFEPNPGWSRLFAPGAEVKQYAADVADKYDVRRHMRFNTTVEGAQWDEDAEIWRVALAGGETLTTRFLITATGFLSQPRLPEIPGIASFEGKIVHTTAWDHDYDYAGRRIAVIGTGASAVQLIPELAKEAGDLTVYQRTATHVMPKPDFEFPPAVRHLFARVPVAQRALRWVTDVVLEIIMVIGALHFRETRGRGNISAADLAKINRFRWIRDKELRAKFTPDYDCGCKRPTMSNTFYRAFAKPHVHLETTSIARIDPDGIVTVDGRKTVIDTLVLATGFDLWEANFPAIEVVGRKGRNLGKWWRETRFQAYQGISMPYFPNYLSLASPFAFSGLSFFHTIEYQMRHMDRLLGEVKRRGATTFEVTEEANDRFMERMTKLLDDTVFYAGNCATSRSYYFSPSGEASLLRPTSTLNAVQEGRTFPLSDYAIA; via the coding sequence GTGAACACGGACCGTTTCGACGCCGTCATCGTAGGCGCGGGCTTTGGCGGCATCGGCGCCGCGATCCAGCTCAAGCGTCTCGGATATGACAACTTCGTCATCGTCGACCGCGAGGATGACCTGGGCGGTACCTGGCACGTCAACCACTACCCGGGCCTCGCCGTCGACATCCCGTCGACCACCTACTCCTACTGGTTCGAACCCAATCCGGGCTGGTCACGGCTGTTTGCGCCGGGTGCCGAGGTCAAGCAGTACGCCGCGGACGTCGCCGACAAGTACGACGTGCGCCGTCACATGCGGTTCAACACCACCGTGGAAGGCGCCCAGTGGGACGAGGACGCCGAAATATGGCGGGTGGCGCTGGCCGGCGGCGAGACCCTGACGACCCGCTTCCTGATCACCGCGACAGGCTTTTTGTCCCAGCCGCGGCTGCCGGAGATCCCGGGGATCGCGAGCTTCGAGGGCAAGATCGTCCACACCACCGCGTGGGACCACGACTACGACTACGCGGGACGCCGGATCGCCGTCATCGGGACCGGCGCGTCGGCGGTTCAGCTCATCCCGGAACTGGCCAAAGAGGCCGGGGACCTGACCGTCTACCAGCGCACCGCGACCCACGTGATGCCCAAACCCGACTTCGAGTTTCCGCCGGCGGTGCGCCACCTGTTCGCCCGGGTGCCGGTGGCGCAGCGCGCGCTGCGGTGGGTCACCGACGTCGTCCTCGAGATCATCATGGTCATCGGGGCGCTGCACTTCCGGGAGACCCGGGGGCGGGGCAACATCTCCGCCGCCGACCTGGCCAAGATCAACCGATTCCGGTGGATCCGGGACAAGGAACTGCGCGCCAAGTTTACCCCGGACTACGACTGCGGCTGCAAGCGGCCCACCATGTCCAACACCTTCTACCGCGCGTTCGCCAAGCCGCACGTGCACCTGGAGACCACCTCGATCGCGCGGATCGACCCGGACGGCATCGTCACCGTCGACGGGCGCAAGACCGTCATCGACACCCTGGTGCTGGCGACCGGTTTCGACCTGTGGGAGGCGAACTTCCCGGCCATCGAGGTGGTCGGCCGCAAGGGCCGCAACCTGGGTAAGTGGTGGCGCGAGACCCGGTTCCAGGCCTACCAGGGCATCTCGATGCCGTACTTCCCCAATTACTTGAGCCTGGCCAGCCCGTTCGCCTTCTCCGGACTGTCCTTTTTCCACACCATCGAGTACCAGATGCGGCACATGGACCGGCTGCTCGGCGAGGTCAAGCGCCGCGGTGCGACGACCTTCGAGGTGACCGAAGAGGCCAACGACCGGTTCATGGAGCGGATGACCAAACTGCTGGACGACACGGTGTTCTACGCGGGCAACTGCGCCACGTCGCGTTCGTACTACTTCAGCCCCAGCGGCGAGGCCTCGCTGCTGCGGCCGACGTCGACCCTGAACGCGGTGCAGGAAGGCCGCACGTTTCCGCTCAGCGACTACGCCATCGCCTAG
- a CDS encoding DUF202 domain-containing protein has translation MTDAAMTGDRPGLPVERTILAWTRTSFAFLGNGALLMIRNLHGPVGPDSFIPAGLAGLVALGTFVIAVQRQRILQQRPMPRRVTPRRPVYVVGVAVLVLIAVTTVALLI, from the coding sequence TTGACCGACGCGGCCATGACCGGCGACCGGCCCGGCCTCCCGGTAGAACGGACGATCCTGGCCTGGACGCGGACCTCGTTCGCGTTTCTGGGCAATGGCGCCCTGCTGATGATCAGGAACCTGCACGGCCCGGTGGGACCGGACTCGTTCATCCCCGCCGGGCTCGCGGGCCTAGTGGCGTTGGGAACGTTCGTGATCGCCGTTCAGCGCCAACGCATCCTGCAACAGCGGCCCATGCCGCGGCGCGTCACGCCACGACGCCCGGTCTACGTCGTCGGCGTGGCCGTGCTGGTGCTCATCGCCGTGACGACGGTGGCCCTGCTGATCTAG
- a CDS encoding RND family transporter — MINAQTAVSHSERPFTARAIRRFAVPIIIAWLTITVVVAVGVPSLERVGQEHSVSMTPDEASSIQAMKRMGKVFGESDSDNAAMIVLEGDQQLGNEAHEYYADLLRKLKADAGHVQHVQDFWGDPLTAAGAQSADGKATYVQPDLAGNQGEILATESIEAVRNIVAGTPPPRGLHVYLTGPSALIADMHAIGDKSVILITATTVAVIFLMLLAVYRSISTVVLLLLMVGVEFAAARGIVAFLGSLGAIGLSTFAINLLTSLVLAAGTDYGIFLLGRYQEARQAGEDRERAYYTTFRGVAHVILGSGLTIAGATYCLGFTRLPYFQSLGIPCAVGTLVAVLAALTLGPAVLTVGSRHGLFDPRRMIEVRGWRRVGTVVVRWPAPVLAATSAVAFVGLLALAGYRTSYNDRQYVPGHLPANAGYAAADRHFSPARMKPEILLIEADHDLRNPADFLVLNRLAKGVLAVPGVSKVQAITRPDGTALPHTTLPFMLSAQNAILLQNTVFQNKRMDDLLKQAAELAKMIGIMQRMYDSMHQLVSTTHHLVGKTHDMQAITAELRDDISDFEDFWRPMRSYFYWERHCYDIPVCWSLRSIFDAIDGVDEINDKLDELIVDLDEVDVLLPQLLSQIPPMIDSMQSMRSMMLTMHSTMSGVIGQMQANTTDPAAMGQAFDAAKNDDSFYLPPAAFDNDDFKRGMKLFLSPDGKAARFFISHRGDPATPAGFARVSAIKSAAEEALKTTPLEGAKIYLGGTAAVFKDISDGARYDLMIAAISSLCLIFIIMLVITRSFVAAVVIVGTVGLSLGASFGLSVLLWQHLIRMELHWLVLAMSVIILLAVGSDYNLLLVARFKQEIGAGLKTGIIRAMGGTGKVVTNAGLVFALTMASMAVSELRVLGQVGTTIGLGLLFDTLVVRAFMTPSIAVLLGRWFWWPMAVRPRPASALLRPFGTRSSVRALTESE, encoded by the coding sequence GTGATAAACGCACAGACGGCCGTCAGCCATTCGGAGCGGCCATTCACCGCGCGCGCCATCCGTCGCTTTGCGGTGCCGATCATCATCGCGTGGCTGACAATCACCGTCGTGGTCGCCGTCGGCGTCCCGTCGCTGGAAAGAGTGGGGCAGGAACACTCGGTATCCATGACGCCCGACGAGGCGTCATCGATACAGGCCATGAAGCGGATGGGCAAGGTCTTCGGGGAATCGGACTCCGACAATGCGGCCATGATCGTCCTCGAGGGCGACCAACAGCTCGGTAACGAGGCGCACGAATACTACGCCGATCTGCTCCGGAAACTGAAAGCCGACGCCGGCCACGTCCAGCACGTGCAGGACTTCTGGGGGGACCCGCTCACGGCCGCGGGCGCGCAAAGCGCCGACGGCAAGGCGACCTACGTCCAGCCGGATCTGGCCGGCAACCAGGGCGAGATATTGGCCACCGAATCCATTGAAGCGGTGCGCAATATCGTGGCAGGCACGCCGCCGCCCAGGGGGCTGCACGTGTATCTCACCGGACCGTCGGCGCTGATCGCGGACATGCACGCGATCGGCGACAAGTCCGTCATCCTCATCACGGCCACGACCGTCGCGGTCATATTTCTGATGCTGCTGGCGGTCTACCGCTCGATCAGCACCGTCGTCCTGCTGCTGCTGATGGTCGGTGTCGAGTTCGCGGCGGCGCGGGGAATCGTCGCGTTTCTCGGAAGCCTGGGCGCCATTGGGCTTTCGACCTTCGCCATCAACCTGCTCACCTCCCTGGTCCTTGCGGCTGGCACGGACTACGGGATCTTCCTCCTCGGCCGCTACCAGGAGGCCCGTCAGGCCGGCGAGGACCGGGAACGCGCCTACTACACCACCTTCCGCGGGGTCGCCCACGTCATTCTGGGTTCCGGCCTGACGATCGCGGGCGCGACGTATTGCCTGGGCTTCACCCGACTGCCGTATTTCCAGAGTCTCGGCATCCCCTGCGCGGTGGGCACGCTGGTTGCGGTCCTGGCAGCGCTCACGCTCGGGCCGGCGGTCCTCACCGTCGGCAGTCGCCATGGCCTCTTCGACCCCAGGCGGATGATCGAGGTTCGCGGCTGGCGACGGGTGGGCACCGTCGTGGTCCGCTGGCCCGCACCCGTTCTCGCCGCGACCTCCGCGGTGGCCTTCGTCGGCCTGCTCGCCCTGGCGGGCTACCGGACCAGCTATAACGACCGGCAATACGTGCCGGGCCACCTACCCGCGAACGCCGGATACGCCGCCGCGGACCGCCACTTTTCTCCGGCGCGGATGAAGCCGGAGATCTTGCTGATCGAGGCGGACCACGACCTGCGCAATCCGGCGGACTTTCTGGTCCTGAACAGGTTGGCCAAGGGAGTCCTCGCGGTTCCCGGTGTTTCCAAGGTGCAGGCCATCACCAGGCCGGACGGGACCGCCCTTCCACACACGACGCTCCCCTTCATGCTCAGCGCGCAAAACGCCATCCTGCTGCAAAATACGGTCTTTCAGAACAAGCGCATGGATGACCTGCTCAAGCAGGCCGCCGAGCTGGCGAAAATGATCGGCATCATGCAGCGCATGTATGACTCGATGCACCAGCTGGTCAGCACGACGCATCACCTGGTCGGGAAAACGCATGACATGCAGGCGATCACGGCGGAACTGCGCGACGACATCTCCGATTTCGAGGACTTCTGGCGGCCGATGCGCAGCTACTTCTATTGGGAGAGGCACTGCTACGACATACCGGTCTGCTGGTCGCTGCGATCCATCTTCGACGCCATCGACGGCGTCGACGAGATCAACGACAAGCTGGACGAACTGATAGTCGATCTCGACGAGGTGGATGTGCTGCTGCCGCAGCTGCTCTCGCAAATCCCGCCGATGATCGACTCCATGCAGAGCATGCGCAGCATGATGCTGACGATGCACAGCACCATGTCCGGCGTCATCGGCCAGATGCAGGCGAACACGACCGATCCCGCCGCCATGGGTCAGGCTTTCGACGCGGCCAAGAACGACGACTCGTTCTACCTGCCGCCGGCGGCCTTCGACAACGACGATTTCAAACGCGGCATGAAATTGTTCCTCTCGCCAGACGGGAAAGCCGCCCGGTTCTTCATTTCCCATCGCGGGGATCCCGCCACGCCCGCGGGCTTCGCCCGGGTGAGCGCCATCAAGAGCGCAGCCGAGGAGGCGCTCAAGACCACCCCGCTGGAGGGCGCCAAGATCTACCTCGGCGGCACCGCAGCGGTTTTCAAGGACATCTCCGACGGCGCCCGATACGACCTGATGATCGCGGCCATCTCGTCGCTTTGTTTGATCTTCATCATCATGTTGGTGATCACCCGGAGTTTTGTGGCGGCCGTGGTCATCGTGGGCACGGTGGGGCTGTCGTTGGGCGCTTCCTTCGGGCTCTCGGTGCTGCTTTGGCAGCACCTCATCCGAATGGAATTGCATTGGCTCGTGCTCGCCATGTCGGTCATCATTTTGCTGGCGGTGGGATCCGACTACAACCTGCTCTTGGTGGCCCGGTTCAAACAGGAAATAGGCGCCGGCCTGAAAACCGGGATCATCCGCGCGATGGGCGGCACGGGCAAAGTCGTGACGAACGCGGGTTTGGTTTTCGCCCTCACGATGGCATCGATGGCGGTCAGCGAACTGCGGGTGCTCGGCCAGGTGGGCACCACCATCGGCCTGGGCTTGCTGTTCGACACCTTGGTGGTGCGCGCGTTCATGACCCCGTCCATCGCCGTCCTGCTCGGCCGCTGGTTCTGGTGGCCGATGGCGGTGCGTCCCCGTCCCGCCAGTGCATTACTCCGGCCGTTCGGCACCCGTTCGTCCGTACGTGCCCTGACAGAAAGCGAGTAG
- a CDS encoding ester cyclase, with the protein MTIPAFPPAEVLAAREKLVLDHFHDEVRQAWDDVLSTFPHPRYELIPQMIVHDGETAVRDYYTYTRTAFPDQDHEIIALRHSADAVIVEFWLMGTHRGYLGKVPPTGSRFRVRMTAYFVFDETETLVCERIYFDTLTMIKQLLGGLDMTKPANWLLAARCARGFLSMSSEKPDPALLSA; encoded by the coding sequence ATGACGATTCCCGCGTTCCCGCCCGCCGAGGTGCTGGCCGCCCGCGAGAAGCTGGTGCTCGACCACTTCCATGACGAGGTCCGCCAGGCCTGGGACGACGTGTTGTCGACCTTCCCGCATCCGCGTTACGAGCTGATCCCGCAGATGATCGTCCACGACGGCGAGACGGCGGTGCGCGACTACTACACCTACACGCGGACCGCGTTTCCCGACCAGGATCACGAGATCATCGCGCTGCGGCACAGCGCCGACGCGGTGATCGTCGAGTTCTGGTTGATGGGCACCCATCGCGGCTACCTGGGCAAGGTTCCGCCCACCGGCAGCCGGTTCCGGGTCCGCATGACCGCCTACTTCGTCTTCGACGAAACCGAAACCCTTGTCTGCGAACGCATCTACTTCGACACGCTGACCATGATCAAGCAGCTCCTCGGCGGGCTGGACATGACGAAGCCGGCGAACTGGCTGCTGGCCGCGCGCTGCGCGCGCGGATTCCTGTCGATGTCGTCGGAAAAGCCCGACCCGGCGCTGCTGAGTGCCTAA
- a CDS encoding cutinase family protein yields MGINRGMIARQLIRSLTPAIVAASGLGASALAGSVIPSASAQCPDVQVVFARGTGEAPGVGPTGQAFVDSLHSRMGAKSFDVYPVNYPASDQWDTGLDGIRDAGAHVNSMAHDCPNTKMVLGGYSQGAAVMGFVTSAAVPDGVDPNTVPKPLDPSVADHVSSVVLFGMPNVRAMNFLGEPPVVIGPAYQNKTIKVCATEDPVCSDGMNFAAHNTYADDGAMIDKGVAFASSHLDAGTGGPAAPPVRGFSG; encoded by the coding sequence ATGGGCATCAACCGCGGCATGATCGCACGTCAACTCATCCGTTCCCTTACTCCCGCGATAGTCGCGGCGTCCGGCCTCGGCGCGTCGGCCCTCGCCGGTTCAGTCATCCCCTCCGCCTCCGCCCAATGCCCGGACGTCCAAGTGGTGTTCGCCCGCGGCACCGGTGAAGCCCCCGGCGTCGGCCCCACCGGACAGGCCTTCGTCGACTCCCTGCACTCCCGCATGGGCGCCAAGTCCTTCGACGTCTACCCCGTCAACTATCCCGCCAGCGACCAATGGGACACCGGCCTGGACGGCATCAGAGACGCAGGCGCCCACGTCAATTCGATGGCCCACGACTGCCCCAACACCAAAATGGTGCTCGGCGGCTACTCCCAGGGCGCGGCCGTGATGGGCTTCGTCACCTCCGCCGCCGTCCCCGACGGCGTCGACCCCAACACCGTGCCCAAACCCCTGGACCCCTCGGTGGCCGACCACGTCTCCTCGGTCGTGCTGTTCGGCATGCCCAACGTGCGCGCCATGAACTTCCTCGGCGAACCCCCCGTCGTCATCGGGCCGGCCTACCAGAACAAGACCATCAAAGTCTGCGCCACCGAGGACCCGGTCTGCTCCGACGGCATGAACTTCGCCGCCCACAACACCTACGCCGACGACGGCGCCATGATCGACAAAGGCGTCGCCTTCGCCTCCAGCCACCTCGACGCAGGCACCGGCGGACCCGCGGCACCTCCGGTCAGGGGCTTCTCCGGCTGA
- a CDS encoding cytochrome P450 produces MSLKTGIATRTNGAPPPEVPLSDIHLDSLDFWGLDDDFRDGAFATLRREAPISFWPAIEMEGFEGGDGYWSLTRHDDVHFASRHPEIFSSSPNITVNDNAPEIAEYFGSMIVLDDPRHQRLRSIVSRAFTPKVVARIEASVRERARRLVASLITNHPNGEADLVTELAGPLPLQIICDMMGIPEEDHQRIFHWTNVILGFGDPDLTTDFDEFLKISMDIGAYATALAEDRRVNHHDDLTSSLVEAEVDGERLSSAEIASFFILLVVAGNETTRNAISHGVLALSRYPEERDKWWSDFEHLAPTAVEEIVRWASPVVYMRRTLTRDFKLSGTKMAEGDKAVLWYNSANRDESKFANPWLFDLARTPNPHFGFGGGGAHFCLGANLARREIRVVFDELRREMPDIVAVEEPARLLSQFIHGIKALPVAWTPPRG; encoded by the coding sequence GTGAGTCTCAAGACGGGTATCGCGACGCGGACGAACGGGGCGCCACCGCCCGAGGTGCCGCTCTCCGACATCCACCTCGATTCGCTGGATTTCTGGGGTCTCGACGACGACTTCCGCGACGGCGCCTTCGCCACCCTGCGCCGCGAGGCGCCCATCTCGTTCTGGCCCGCGATCGAGATGGAGGGATTCGAGGGGGGCGACGGGTATTGGTCTCTCACCCGACACGACGACGTTCACTTCGCCAGCCGTCACCCGGAAATCTTCAGCAGCAGCCCCAACATCACGGTCAACGACAACGCGCCGGAGATCGCCGAGTACTTCGGGTCGATGATCGTGCTCGACGATCCGCGGCACCAGCGGCTGCGCTCGATCGTCAGCCGGGCGTTCACCCCGAAGGTGGTGGCGCGCATCGAGGCGTCGGTGCGCGAGCGGGCCCGCCGGCTGGTCGCGTCGCTGATCACCAACCATCCCAACGGGGAGGCCGACCTGGTGACCGAGCTCGCCGGCCCGCTGCCGCTGCAGATCATCTGCGACATGATGGGGATCCCCGAGGAGGACCATCAGCGGATCTTCCACTGGACCAACGTGATTCTCGGGTTCGGCGACCCAGACCTGACGACCGATTTCGACGAATTCCTCAAGATCTCGATGGACATCGGCGCCTACGCCACCGCGCTCGCCGAGGACCGCCGCGTCAATCACCACGACGACCTGACCAGCAGCCTGGTCGAAGCCGAGGTCGACGGCGAACGGCTGTCGTCCGCGGAGATCGCGTCCTTCTTCATCCTGCTGGTGGTGGCGGGCAACGAGACCACGCGCAACGCGATCAGCCACGGCGTGCTGGCCCTGTCCCGCTACCCCGAGGAGCGGGACAAGTGGTGGTCCGACTTCGAGCATCTGGCGCCCACGGCCGTCGAGGAGATCGTGCGGTGGGCCTCGCCGGTGGTCTACATGCGCCGGACGCTGACCCGCGACTTCAAGCTGAGCGGCACCAAGATGGCCGAGGGCGACAAGGCGGTGCTGTGGTACAACTCGGCGAACCGCGACGAGTCAAAGTTCGCCAACCCCTGGCTGTTCGACCTGGCACGCACCCCCAACCCCCATTTCGGGTTCGGCGGCGGCGGGGCGCATTTCTGCCTGGGCGCCAACCTCGCTCGCCGCGAGATCCGGGTCGTCTTCGACGAGTTGCGCCGCGAGATGCCCGACATCGTCGCGGTCGAGGAGCCCGCGCGGCTGCTGTCGCAATTCATCCACGGCATCAAGGCCCTGCCGGTCGCCTGGACCCCGCCGCGCGGGTAG
- a CDS encoding YidH family protein, whose product MADPADEHEPDYRFTFANERTFLAWQRTALGLLAAAVALVQLVPELGIPGARRVLGAGLAVLAILTSGMGLLRWRQADDAMRHGRPLPRHPSPTYLAIGLTLVAIVALGLVIAKAVLR is encoded by the coding sequence GTGGCCGACCCCGCCGACGAGCACGAGCCCGACTACCGGTTCACCTTCGCCAACGAGCGGACTTTCTTGGCCTGGCAGCGCACCGCGCTCGGGCTGCTCGCCGCGGCGGTGGCGCTCGTGCAGTTGGTCCCCGAGCTTGGGATCCCCGGCGCCCGCCGGGTACTGGGCGCGGGGCTCGCCGTGCTTGCCATCCTCACCAGCGGGATGGGCCTGTTGCGCTGGCGGCAGGCGGATGACGCCATGCGCCACGGCCGGCCGTTGCCGCGTCATCCCTCGCCGACCTACCTCGCGATCGGTCTCACGCTGGTCGCGATCGTCGCCCTGGGATTGGTGATCGCCAAGGCGGTGCTGCGTTGA